A stretch of Arachis hypogaea cultivar Tifrunner chromosome 15, arahy.Tifrunner.gnm2.J5K5, whole genome shotgun sequence DNA encodes these proteins:
- the LOC112748074 gene encoding ASI1-immunoprecipitated protein 2-like isoform X1, which translates to MQKSCQPQPVDPRDIIDLTGDEQDRVCDTCGDVGLEHFLAFCNECNDGAEHIYCMRVKMEELPEDGWTCEECMPREGTGKLVQDKVEQPVATNRSKHLSENSIDPESCKSSKLKSRSSYSMKSGISTPHLQVKRCQVPSEAQSLEKASATMTNAGPHILSGPCDDSPLHKDFSYKKFGKVKMKSVNKIMHFASQYCNSQEKAMVPRGYGEKSNVVTLEDELGIEGRALETRERSSKVSSPRDQSLLSRHYMCKNLKRNLEGVIIDTSCKKSFCDTKEMAASSNCAIDESPNLHSQTETTRDECSLLESRSPNLESGPATKDVCLQNKYLALHDDRNDTCSGVLANDRELHNPAIQASSSGVTANRSEIEFATDENLFSGTVSYNLDHQGSEQFNAGLQPSNHNTHEDLDIPNEKNNEEPDTPNEKNNEEPDTPNEKNNDIQQAEHLINAATAQIIHELCAGLALDERSCLRDLGVRSSSQAFVYPKPDHSWQGKFLIQGIGEIATICDGIQAHLSTCASPKVIDVVDRLPKMIILDELPRLTMWPSQFTEGQPTEENIALYFFAEDPRSYRTCYKQLVDLMIKNDLTLKGNLDGVELLIFPSNILPEKSQRWNDMLFLWGVFKGRKENNSASTSTQLGNRVDEIPEPDRTSGDRVLLSGHSSNDNGINEVVDSEVVDLTLSLWPEALDSVELQVARALVHLSKAKQQ; encoded by the exons ATGCAAAAATCCTGTCAACCTCAGCCAGTAGACCCTAGAGATATCATAGATTTAACGGGTGATGAG CAGGATCGAGTTTGCGATACTTGTGGGGATGTAGGGTTGGAGCACTTCCTTGCATTTTGTAATGAGTGTAATGATGGGGCGGAGCACAT TTACTGTATGCGTGTTAAGATGGAAGAACTTCCTGAAGATGGTTGGACTTGTGAAGAGTGCATGCCAAGGGAAGGGACTGGAAAATTAGTACAGGATAAAGTGGAACAGCCAGTGGCTACAAACAGATCAAAACATCTATCTGAAAATTCAATAGACCCTGAGTCTTGTAAAAGTTCAAAACTAAAATCGAGATCATCATATTCTATGAAAAGTGGGATAAGTACACCCCATCTGCAGGTTAAGAGATGCCAAGTCCCTTCAGAAGCTCAGTCTTTGGAAAAAGCTAGTGCTACTATGACAAATGCTGGACCACATATTTTATCCGGACCTTGTGATGACTCTCCACTTCATAAGGATTTCTCATACAAGAAATTTGGGAAAGTGAAAATGAAATCAGTCAACAAAATCATGCACTTTGCCTCCCAATATTGCAATTCTCAAGAGAAAGCAATGGTTCCTCGTGGTTATGGTGAGAAGAGTAATGTTGTTACCTTGGAGGATGAGTTAGGCATAGAGGGAAGGGCTCTTGAAACAAGGGAGCGATCTTCTAAAGTCTCAAGTCCAAGGGATCAGTCCCTATTGAGTAGACATTATATGTGCAAAAATTTGAAGAGAAACCTAGAAGGTGTCATCATTGATACATCTTGCAAGAAATCTTTCTGTGATACTAAGGAAATGGCAGCATCATCCAATTGTGCAATTGATGAATCACCAAACTTGCATTCACAAACTGAGACAACTCGTGATGAAT GCTCTCTATTGGAATCAAGATCTCCAAACTTAGAATCAGGACCAGCAACAAAGGATGTTTGTTTGCAAAACAAATACCTGGCTCTTCATGACGATAGAAATGATACTTGTTCTGGTGTTCTAGCTAATGATCGTGAGTTACATAATCCTGCAATACAAGCTTCTAGTTCTGGTGTTACTGCAAATAGAAGTGAAATAGAATTTGCTACTGACGAAAACTTATTTTCTGGAACCGTTTCTTACAATCTTGATCATCAAGGTTCTGAACAATTTAATGCTGGATTACAACCCAGCAATCACAACACTCATGAAGATCTAGACATTCCAAATGAGAAGAACAACGAAGAACCAGACACTCCAAATgaaaagaacaatgaagaaccagACACTCCAAATGAAAAGAACAATGACATTCAGCAAGCTGAGCACCTTATTAATGCTGCTACAGCTCAGATCATTCATGAATTATGTGCTGGTCTTGCTTTAGATGAAAGGTCCTGCTTAAGAGACTTGGGGGTTAGAAGTTCGTCACAAGCATTTGTCTACCCAAAGCCTGACCATTCATGGCA AGGGAAATTTTTAATACAAGGTATTGGGGAGATTGCAACCATTTGTGATGGTATTCAAGCACATTTATCAACCTGTGCATCACCTAAGGTTATTGATGTGGTAGACAGGCTTCCAAAGATGATCATACTGGATGAACTGCCTCGCTTGACAATGTGGCCATCTCAATTTACAGAAGGTCAACCCACAGAAGAGAATATTGCTCTGTACTTTTTTGCAGAAGATCCTCGTAG TTATCGAACATGTTATAAACAATTGGTGGATTTGATGATCAAGAATGATTTGACTCTGAAAGGAAACTTGGATGGAGTGGAACTTCTAATATTTCCATCCAACATTCTACCTGAGAAATCCCAGC GTTGGAATGATATGTTGTTCTTATGGGGTGTTTTCAAAGGGCGAAAGGAGAATAACTCTGCAAGCACAAGCACACAG CTAGGAAACAGAGTTGATGAAATTCCTGAACCAGACAGAACTTCAGGAGACAGAGTTTTGCTGTCTGGACATAGTTCCAATGATAATGGGATAAATGAAGTGGTGGATTCTGAGGTTGTAGATCttactctctctctctggccTGAAGCTTTAGACTCTGTTGAGTTGCAAGTTGCAAGGGCATTAGTTCATCTCTCGAAGGCCAAACAGCAGTGA
- the LOC112748074 gene encoding ASI1-immunoprecipitated protein 2-like isoform X6, which produces MQKSCQPQPVDPRDIIDLTGDEDRVCDTCGDVGLEHFLAFCNECNDGAEHIYCMRVKMEELPEDGWTCEECMPREGTGKLVQDKVEQPVATNRSKHLSENSIDPESCKSSKLKSRSSYSMKSGISTPHLQVKRCQVPSEAQSLEKASATMTNAGPHILSGPCDDSPLHKDFSYKKFGKVKMKSVNKIMHFASQYCNSQEKAMVPRGYGEKSNVVTLEDELGIEGRALETRERSSKVSSPRDQSLLSRHYMCKNLKRNLEGVIIDTSCKKSFCDTKEMAASSNCAIDESPNLHSQTETTRDECSLLESRSPNLESGPATKDVCLQNKYLALHDDRNDTCSGVLANDRSEQFNAGLQPSNHNTHEDLDIPNEKNNEEPDTPNEKNNEEPDTPNEKNNDIQQAEHLINAATAQIIHELCAGLALDERSCLRDLGVRSSSQAFVYPKPDHSWQGKFLIQGIGEIATICDGIQAHLSTCASPKVIDVVDRLPKMIILDELPRLTMWPSQFTEGQPTEENIALYFFAEDPRSYRTCYKQLVDLMIKNDLTLKGNLDGVELLIFPSNILPEKSQRWNDMLFLWGVFKGRKENNSASTSTQLGNRVDEIPEPDRTSGDRVLLSGHSSNDNGINEVVDSEVVDLTLSLWPEALDSVELQVARALVHLSKAKQQ; this is translated from the exons ATGCAAAAATCCTGTCAACCTCAGCCAGTAGACCCTAGAGATATCATAGATTTAACGGGTGATGAG GATCGAGTTTGCGATACTTGTGGGGATGTAGGGTTGGAGCACTTCCTTGCATTTTGTAATGAGTGTAATGATGGGGCGGAGCACAT TTACTGTATGCGTGTTAAGATGGAAGAACTTCCTGAAGATGGTTGGACTTGTGAAGAGTGCATGCCAAGGGAAGGGACTGGAAAATTAGTACAGGATAAAGTGGAACAGCCAGTGGCTACAAACAGATCAAAACATCTATCTGAAAATTCAATAGACCCTGAGTCTTGTAAAAGTTCAAAACTAAAATCGAGATCATCATATTCTATGAAAAGTGGGATAAGTACACCCCATCTGCAGGTTAAGAGATGCCAAGTCCCTTCAGAAGCTCAGTCTTTGGAAAAAGCTAGTGCTACTATGACAAATGCTGGACCACATATTTTATCCGGACCTTGTGATGACTCTCCACTTCATAAGGATTTCTCATACAAGAAATTTGGGAAAGTGAAAATGAAATCAGTCAACAAAATCATGCACTTTGCCTCCCAATATTGCAATTCTCAAGAGAAAGCAATGGTTCCTCGTGGTTATGGTGAGAAGAGTAATGTTGTTACCTTGGAGGATGAGTTAGGCATAGAGGGAAGGGCTCTTGAAACAAGGGAGCGATCTTCTAAAGTCTCAAGTCCAAGGGATCAGTCCCTATTGAGTAGACATTATATGTGCAAAAATTTGAAGAGAAACCTAGAAGGTGTCATCATTGATACATCTTGCAAGAAATCTTTCTGTGATACTAAGGAAATGGCAGCATCATCCAATTGTGCAATTGATGAATCACCAAACTTGCATTCACAAACTGAGACAACTCGTGATGAAT GCTCTCTATTGGAATCAAGATCTCCAAACTTAGAATCAGGACCAGCAACAAAGGATGTTTGTTTGCAAAACAAATACCTGGCTCTTCATGACGATAGAAATGATACTTGTTCTGGTGTTCTAGCTAATGATC GTTCTGAACAATTTAATGCTGGATTACAACCCAGCAATCACAACACTCATGAAGATCTAGACATTCCAAATGAGAAGAACAACGAAGAACCAGACACTCCAAATgaaaagaacaatgaagaaccagACACTCCAAATGAAAAGAACAATGACATTCAGCAAGCTGAGCACCTTATTAATGCTGCTACAGCTCAGATCATTCATGAATTATGTGCTGGTCTTGCTTTAGATGAAAGGTCCTGCTTAAGAGACTTGGGGGTTAGAAGTTCGTCACAAGCATTTGTCTACCCAAAGCCTGACCATTCATGGCA AGGGAAATTTTTAATACAAGGTATTGGGGAGATTGCAACCATTTGTGATGGTATTCAAGCACATTTATCAACCTGTGCATCACCTAAGGTTATTGATGTGGTAGACAGGCTTCCAAAGATGATCATACTGGATGAACTGCCTCGCTTGACAATGTGGCCATCTCAATTTACAGAAGGTCAACCCACAGAAGAGAATATTGCTCTGTACTTTTTTGCAGAAGATCCTCGTAG TTATCGAACATGTTATAAACAATTGGTGGATTTGATGATCAAGAATGATTTGACTCTGAAAGGAAACTTGGATGGAGTGGAACTTCTAATATTTCCATCCAACATTCTACCTGAGAAATCCCAGC GTTGGAATGATATGTTGTTCTTATGGGGTGTTTTCAAAGGGCGAAAGGAGAATAACTCTGCAAGCACAAGCACACAG CTAGGAAACAGAGTTGATGAAATTCCTGAACCAGACAGAACTTCAGGAGACAGAGTTTTGCTGTCTGGACATAGTTCCAATGATAATGGGATAAATGAAGTGGTGGATTCTGAGGTTGTAGATCttactctctctctctggccTGAAGCTTTAGACTCTGTTGAGTTGCAAGTTGCAAGGGCATTAGTTCATCTCTCGAAGGCCAAACAGCAGTGA
- the LOC112748074 gene encoding ASI1-immunoprecipitated protein 2-like isoform X5: MQKSCQPQPVDPRDIIDLTGDEQDRVCDTCGDVGLEHFLAFCNECNDGAEHIYCMRVKMEELPEDGWTCEECMPREGTGKLVQDKVEQPVATNRSKHLSENSIDPESCKSSKLKSRSSYSMKSGISTPHLQVKRCQVPSEAQSLEKASATMTNAGPHILSGPCDDSPLHKDFSYKKFGKVKMKSVNKIMHFASQYCNSQEKAMVPRGYGEKSNVVTLEDELGIEGRALETRERSSKVSSPRDQSLLSRHYMCKNLKRNLEGVIIDTSCKKSFCDTKEMAASSNCAIDESPNLHSQTETTRDECSLLESRSPNLESGPATKDVCLQNKYLALHDDRNDTCSGVLANDRSEQFNAGLQPSNHNTHEDLDIPNEKNNEEPDTPNEKNNEEPDTPNEKNNDIQQAEHLINAATAQIIHELCAGLALDERSCLRDLGVRSSSQAFVYPKPDHSWQGKFLIQGIGEIATICDGIQAHLSTCASPKVIDVVDRLPKMIILDELPRLTMWPSQFTEGQPTEENIALYFFAEDPRSYRTCYKQLVDLMIKNDLTLKGNLDGVELLIFPSNILPEKSQRWNDMLFLWGVFKGRKENNSASTSTQLGNRVDEIPEPDRTSGDRVLLSGHSSNDNGINEVVDSEVVDLTLSLWPEALDSVELQVARALVHLSKAKQQ; encoded by the exons ATGCAAAAATCCTGTCAACCTCAGCCAGTAGACCCTAGAGATATCATAGATTTAACGGGTGATGAG CAGGATCGAGTTTGCGATACTTGTGGGGATGTAGGGTTGGAGCACTTCCTTGCATTTTGTAATGAGTGTAATGATGGGGCGGAGCACAT TTACTGTATGCGTGTTAAGATGGAAGAACTTCCTGAAGATGGTTGGACTTGTGAAGAGTGCATGCCAAGGGAAGGGACTGGAAAATTAGTACAGGATAAAGTGGAACAGCCAGTGGCTACAAACAGATCAAAACATCTATCTGAAAATTCAATAGACCCTGAGTCTTGTAAAAGTTCAAAACTAAAATCGAGATCATCATATTCTATGAAAAGTGGGATAAGTACACCCCATCTGCAGGTTAAGAGATGCCAAGTCCCTTCAGAAGCTCAGTCTTTGGAAAAAGCTAGTGCTACTATGACAAATGCTGGACCACATATTTTATCCGGACCTTGTGATGACTCTCCACTTCATAAGGATTTCTCATACAAGAAATTTGGGAAAGTGAAAATGAAATCAGTCAACAAAATCATGCACTTTGCCTCCCAATATTGCAATTCTCAAGAGAAAGCAATGGTTCCTCGTGGTTATGGTGAGAAGAGTAATGTTGTTACCTTGGAGGATGAGTTAGGCATAGAGGGAAGGGCTCTTGAAACAAGGGAGCGATCTTCTAAAGTCTCAAGTCCAAGGGATCAGTCCCTATTGAGTAGACATTATATGTGCAAAAATTTGAAGAGAAACCTAGAAGGTGTCATCATTGATACATCTTGCAAGAAATCTTTCTGTGATACTAAGGAAATGGCAGCATCATCCAATTGTGCAATTGATGAATCACCAAACTTGCATTCACAAACTGAGACAACTCGTGATGAAT GCTCTCTATTGGAATCAAGATCTCCAAACTTAGAATCAGGACCAGCAACAAAGGATGTTTGTTTGCAAAACAAATACCTGGCTCTTCATGACGATAGAAATGATACTTGTTCTGGTGTTCTAGCTAATGATC GTTCTGAACAATTTAATGCTGGATTACAACCCAGCAATCACAACACTCATGAAGATCTAGACATTCCAAATGAGAAGAACAACGAAGAACCAGACACTCCAAATgaaaagaacaatgaagaaccagACACTCCAAATGAAAAGAACAATGACATTCAGCAAGCTGAGCACCTTATTAATGCTGCTACAGCTCAGATCATTCATGAATTATGTGCTGGTCTTGCTTTAGATGAAAGGTCCTGCTTAAGAGACTTGGGGGTTAGAAGTTCGTCACAAGCATTTGTCTACCCAAAGCCTGACCATTCATGGCA AGGGAAATTTTTAATACAAGGTATTGGGGAGATTGCAACCATTTGTGATGGTATTCAAGCACATTTATCAACCTGTGCATCACCTAAGGTTATTGATGTGGTAGACAGGCTTCCAAAGATGATCATACTGGATGAACTGCCTCGCTTGACAATGTGGCCATCTCAATTTACAGAAGGTCAACCCACAGAAGAGAATATTGCTCTGTACTTTTTTGCAGAAGATCCTCGTAG TTATCGAACATGTTATAAACAATTGGTGGATTTGATGATCAAGAATGATTTGACTCTGAAAGGAAACTTGGATGGAGTGGAACTTCTAATATTTCCATCCAACATTCTACCTGAGAAATCCCAGC GTTGGAATGATATGTTGTTCTTATGGGGTGTTTTCAAAGGGCGAAAGGAGAATAACTCTGCAAGCACAAGCACACAG CTAGGAAACAGAGTTGATGAAATTCCTGAACCAGACAGAACTTCAGGAGACAGAGTTTTGCTGTCTGGACATAGTTCCAATGATAATGGGATAAATGAAGTGGTGGATTCTGAGGTTGTAGATCttactctctctctctggccTGAAGCTTTAGACTCTGTTGAGTTGCAAGTTGCAAGGGCATTAGTTCATCTCTCGAAGGCCAAACAGCAGTGA